From Drosophila nasuta strain 15112-1781.00 chromosome X, ASM2355853v1, whole genome shotgun sequence, one genomic window encodes:
- the LOC132795220 gene encoding LOW QUALITY PROTEIN: regulatory protein zeste (The sequence of the model RefSeq protein was modified relative to this genomic sequence to represent the inferred CDS: substituted 1 base at 1 genomic stop codon), with protein sequence MSATGDAGAGSANANNSNNNNSNVGVVQATVTVSGALSSNDGSPTNNIAGNNNSTNNNNSSSSTAGGSKGQLPLTPRFTTEEKDVLYTLFHLHEEVIDIKHRKKQRNKYSVRDTWDKIVRDFNSHPHVSAMRNIKQIQKFWLNSRLRKQYPFRDGSASSGSSALAKANNAQQQQQQQQQLQQQQQQQQQQQQQQQHHDGVKVEPDYQISPDASEHNPQGDAFDEIEMDANDVSEMEDDPLDAQQQQQQQQQQQQAEAQQQQQQQQQQQQSAVAEMQKLQVSAAAVAAASANILNTHQINVDQISADKLTLNDLLHFKTARPREEIILQIKHPSDATATQIHTIPAQPQQHTMATITAGGYNQQIISEIKPQQITLAQYQAQQQQQVQAQAQAQAQAQAQAQAQAQAQAQAQQLAQQQLAAQQQQLAAAAAAAHHQQQQQQAAAAVVVQQQQQQQQQQQQQQQQQQQQQQQQQAAVKMQLTGGTPTFTFSALPTVTAATTVPVSVPVPVSVSVPVPVPVALATATTATGNSGVNTSAGTLTVTGVGGGGGGVTTGGGGGGDNYEERINYFKVKEAELRCKEQQLATEAKKIEVNKAQDELKYMREVHRLRVEELKMKIRILQKEEEQLRKCSSTXDLEDISDAEPESDVLFAYHDDDDNDQRQQQLRLAEIDSIELELELDEVVDGEEHLEDEEEAETEAETQVDYVDLEMQLLL encoded by the exons ATGTCGGCTACCGGAGATGCGGGCGCCGGTTCAGCgaatgccaacaacagcaataacaacaacagcaatgttGGCGTCGTGCAGGCAACGGTAACTGTAAGTGGCGCCCTCAGCAGCAACGACGGCAGTCCCACAAACAATAtcgctggcaacaacaacagcaccaacaacaacaacagcagcagctcaacgGCAGGTGGCTCCAAAGGGCAGCTGCCGCTGACGCCGCGCTTCACCACCGAGGAGAAGGATGTCCTCTACACGCTGTTCCATCTGCACGAGGAGGTCATCGACATCAAGCATCGGAAGAAGCAGCGCAACAAGTATTCGGTGCGCGACACCTGGGACAAGATTGTCCGTGACTTCAATTCGCATCCGCATGTGAGTGCGATGCGCAACATCAAGCAGATACAAAAGTTCTGGCTCAATTCGCG TCTACGCAAACAATATCCATTTCGTGATGGCAGCGCTTCAAGTGGCAGCTCGGCGCTGGCCAAGGCAAACAAcgcccaacaacagcagcagcagcagcaacagttgcagcaacaacagcagcagcaacaacaacagcagcagcagcagcaacatcacgACGGCGTCAAAGTGGAACCCGATTATCAAATCAGTCCCGATGCCTCCGAGCATAATCCGCAAGGCGATGCATTCGATGAGATTGAAATGGATGCCAACGATGTCAGCGAAATGGAGGATGATCCACTCGacgctcagcagcagcagcagcaacaacagcagcaacagcaagcggaggcgcaacaacagcagcagcaacaacaacaacaacagcaatcggCTGTGGCCgaaatgcaaaagttgcaAGTGAGCgcagcagctgtggcagcGGCAAGTGCCAACATACTGAACACACACCAGATTAATGTGGATCAAATAAGCGCCGATAAATTAACGCTCAACGATCTGCTGCACTTTAAGACGGCGCGTCCACGCGAAGAGATCATACTGCAGATCAAGCATCCCTCGGATGCAACAG CCACCCAAATACACACGATACCCgcgcagccgcagcaacacaCGATGGCAACGATCACCGCCGGCGGTTACAACCAGCAGATCATCAGCGAGATCAAGCCACAGCAGATCACGCTCGCCCAATACCAagcccagcaacagcaacaggtcCAGGCTCAAGCGCAGGCCCAAGCTCAGGCCCAGGCACAGGCTCAAGCTCAAGCGCAGGCTCAGGCGCAAGCCCAGCAATTGGCGCAACAACAGTTGgcggcacagcagcaacagttggcggcagcggcggcagcagctcatcatcagcagcaacagcagcaggcagccgctgccgttgtcgtccagcagcagcaacagcagcagcaacaacaacagcagcagcagcagcagcaacaacaacaacagcagcagcaacaggctgCTGTTAAGATGCAGCTAACTGGCGGCACGCCCACCTTTACATTCAGCGCCCTGCCCACAGTGACGGCAGCCACCACGGTGCCCGTCTCCGTCCCTGTGCCCGTCTCCGTCTCAGTGCCCGTGCCCGTGCCTGTGGCGCTGGCAACAGCCACAACGGCAACGGGCAACAGCGGCGTCAACACCAGCGCGGGAACGCTCACGGTGACGGGTGTTGGAGGTGGGGGAGGAGGTGTGACGACGGGCGGCGGCGGGGGCGGTGATAACTATGAGGAGCGCATCAATTACTTCAAGGTGAAGGAGGCGGAGTTGCGTTGCAAGGAGCAACAGCTGGCCACGGAGGCCAAGAAAATTGAGGTGAACAAGGCGCAAGATGAGCTCAAATATATGCGCGAGGTGCATCGACTGCGAGTCGAGGAGCTCAAAATGAAGATACGCATACTGCAAAAGGAGGAGGAGCAATTGCGCAAATGTTCCAGCACATGAGATCTGGAGGACATAAGCGATGCGGAGCCCGAGTCCGATGTGTTGTTTGCCTACcacgacgatgacgacaacgatcagcggcagcaacagctgcggcTGGCGGAGATCGATTCGATTGAGCTTGAGCTCGAGCTCGATGAAGTGGTGGACGGAGAGGAGCACCTGGAGGATGAAGaggaggcagagacagaggctGAGACGCAAGTGGACTATGTGGACTTGgaaatgcaattgttgctCTAA
- the LOC132795221 gene encoding regulatory protein zeste-like, with protein MAHPNGVLTFTTSISGVQVPQATATATTPTDLQGGGGGGTTGGGQNSNYDQHRSYFEMKTAELKCKEQELAVEARRLEILNIKQANQNMREAAEAKRLEILNIKQANQNMREAAEAKRLEMLNIKLANQNMRQEHILRMREQRLKIRILEEQEENLQGQPST; from the coding sequence atgGCTCATCCAAACGGGGTATTGACATTCACGACGTCTATCTCGGGTGTGCAAGTGCCGCaggccacagccacagccacaacgCCAACGGATCTTCAAGGTGGGGGAGGAGGTGGGACGACGGGCGGCGGTCAGAACTCAAATTATGATCAGCACAGAAGTTACTTTGAGATGAAAACGGCAgaattaaaatgtaaagagCAAGAGCTGGCCGTAGAGGCCAGGAGGCTTGAGATTTTGAACATAAAGCAAGCTAATCAAAATATGCGTGAGGCCGCAGAGGCCAAGAGGCTTGAGATTTTGAACATAAAGCAAGCTAATCAAAATATGCGTGAGGCCGCAGAGGCCAAGAGGCTTGAGATGTTGAACATAAAGCTAGCTAATCAAAATATGCGTCAGGAGCATATACTCAGAATGAGGGAGCAACGATTAAAGATACGCATACTAGAGGAGCAGGAGGAAAATTTGCAAGGACAACCCAGcacataa